In candidate division KSB1 bacterium, a single genomic region encodes these proteins:
- a CDS encoding ECF transporter S component, whose translation MPLRKLTRIVVLLTLTLIIQLFGLPQLITGPLINMMLLITALILDPLSGILLGMLTPLVALFRGQLPPLLAPMVPFIIVGNAIWVGVFALIRPSVNRNLLSSVRTWIALLTAALLKTLWLFATARFLLPLLLGKHLPDALIAAMSFPQFITAVAGGAFALALYNLLYSRVGLRGSG comes from the coding sequence ATGCCCCTACGCAAACTGACTCGAATTGTCGTTTTATTAACGCTGACTTTGATTATTCAGTTGTTCGGATTGCCGCAATTGATCACCGGTCCGCTGATCAATATGATGCTGCTCATTACGGCGTTGATTTTGGACCCCCTGAGTGGAATCCTTCTCGGAATGCTCACACCGCTGGTTGCGTTGTTTCGCGGTCAGCTGCCGCCACTGCTGGCGCCGATGGTTCCCTTTATTATTGTCGGTAATGCGATTTGGGTGGGAGTGTTTGCGCTCATTCGGCCGTCCGTCAACCGGAATTTATTGTCCTCAGTGCGAACCTGGATTGCGCTGCTGACCGCCGCACTGCTGAAAACCCTGTGGCTGTTTGCCACCGCGCGTTTTCTGCTGCCGCTGCTGCTGGGCAAACATCTACCGGACGCATTGATTGCAGCCATGTCCTTTCCCCAGTTTATCACAGCTGTTGCCGGAGGTGCCTTTGCGCTGGCGCTTTACAACCTGCTCTATTCCCGGGTTGGTCTGCGCGGATCCGGGTGA
- a CDS encoding tetratricopeptide repeat protein codes for MRNRLVILIIILCGGMGPLHPASVQNMLNTAKKQRFDQQWDQAVQTYQNILNAHPESAYTEEVMFWLGFCYKNRGNPDKAFEIFGRLSDTFPQSPWTDDAVEHQILIAESQYEQSEYQSFLYNHLRNQDPDIRLEAALAVGRQGDRRALPVLKVYKDRDEQAKALVRQFNNETDKRPTPNNRRSPRDQIVYFPEDRFRQYKQLVKNANTWSRHELTLFGMWHVLSDEAFDTLYQKPMEAQKRLIDLYWRHHDPTLTTLENEARQEFNVRVLQAHQRFSYYDELDDFFYAPWDARGELLIKYGPPDTRLKVQDGEIWEYNRMDQISFYVRLSVTNIFGRGIFIHKYRGMSRKDMERSSISLKDLYEKYIFTPRFFFDLNRHFDLVDVTLEEKVPAPNGVTVSYSFPVDQMAWVEMNKAAHIQYVEHVVVYDDEFEMVTDQSLPCQVTRADEAELRKLGQARNIITLSLEPGDYTLGLRIKDEHSDKVGIAKRDITVLP; via the coding sequence ATGAGAAACAGACTCGTGATTTTGATAATCATCTTATGCGGGGGCATGGGACCTTTGCACCCGGCATCGGTTCAAAACATGCTGAATACCGCAAAAAAACAGCGTTTCGATCAGCAGTGGGATCAGGCGGTGCAGACATATCAGAACATTCTCAATGCTCACCCGGAAAGCGCCTATACCGAAGAGGTTATGTTTTGGCTGGGCTTTTGTTATAAAAACCGGGGAAACCCTGACAAGGCATTTGAAATATTCGGCCGGCTGTCTGATACGTTTCCGCAAAGTCCCTGGACCGATGACGCCGTCGAACACCAGATTCTGATTGCCGAAAGCCAATATGAGCAATCAGAGTATCAATCGTTCCTGTACAATCACCTGCGCAACCAGGACCCGGATATCAGATTAGAGGCGGCACTGGCCGTGGGAAGACAGGGGGACCGCCGGGCGCTACCGGTTTTAAAGGTATATAAGGATCGCGATGAACAGGCGAAAGCCCTTGTACGGCAGTTTAATAATGAAACAGACAAACGCCCGACACCAAACAACCGCCGGTCTCCCAGAGACCAAATTGTCTATTTTCCGGAAGACCGCTTTCGTCAGTACAAGCAGCTGGTGAAAAACGCAAACACCTGGAGCCGGCATGAATTGACTTTGTTTGGAATGTGGCATGTCTTATCGGATGAAGCCTTTGATACTCTGTATCAGAAACCGATGGAGGCACAAAAACGCCTGATCGATCTGTACTGGCGGCATCATGATCCGACCTTGACCACTCTGGAAAATGAAGCCAGGCAGGAATTCAATGTCAGAGTGCTTCAGGCGCATCAGCGGTTCAGTTATTATGATGAACTGGACGACTTTTTTTATGCACCCTGGGATGCGCGCGGCGAACTGCTGATCAAATACGGTCCGCCGGACACCCGGCTAAAAGTGCAGGACGGAGAGATCTGGGAATACAATCGCATGGATCAGATCAGCTTTTATGTGCGTTTGTCTGTAACCAATATTTTCGGGCGGGGTATTTTCATTCATAAATATCGCGGCATGTCCCGAAAAGATATGGAACGCAGCAGCATCTCGCTTAAAGATCTCTATGAAAAATATATATTTACTCCCCGATTTTTCTTTGATCTGAACCGCCATTTCGATCTGGTGGACGTGACACTCGAGGAAAAAGTTCCGGCCCCGAACGGTGTTACCGTATCCTATTCATTTCCGGTTGATCAGATGGCATGGGTGGAAATGAACAAGGCGGCACATATTCAGTATGTGGAACATGTTGTGGTGTATGATGATGAGTTTGAAATGGTGACCGATCAAAGCCTGCCCTGTCAGGTCACGCGGGCAGACGAGGCTGAACTGCGGAAACTGGGGCAGGCGCGCAACATCATCACATTGTCTTTAGAACCCGGTGATTATACGCTGGGTCTGAGAATTAAAGACGAGCATTCTGATAAAGTCGGAATTGCAAAACGCGACATCACCGTACTGCCGTAA